A DNA window from Iodobacter ciconiae contains the following coding sequences:
- a CDS encoding SDR family NAD(P)-dependent oxidoreductase, with translation MFASLNPQIRQWRSQRVWLIGASSGIGAALARDLIGKGARVAISSRSESRLLQVAAASEQVQIIPFDVADAAAWPGAFQQIQNAWGGVDLVVFCAADYRPERSWEVKAAQVERTLAVNLASVYFGLETILPDLLARQAGSVAVIASVAGYMGLPNASVYGPSKAALINLAELLYADLHPRGLGVYLINPGFVKTELTAKNNFSMPALQTPEQAASAILQGMEQGRFEIHFPRRFTLAMKCLQKLPYRWRFSLLQRLA, from the coding sequence GTGTTTGCCAGCCTTAATCCGCAAATCCGGCAATGGCGCTCGCAGCGCGTGTGGCTGATTGGCGCTTCCAGCGGCATTGGTGCGGCGCTGGCCCGTGATTTAATCGGCAAAGGCGCACGCGTAGCAATCAGCTCGCGCAGCGAAAGCCGGCTGCTGCAAGTGGCTGCGGCGAGTGAGCAGGTGCAGATTATCCCCTTTGATGTGGCCGATGCAGCCGCCTGGCCCGGCGCTTTTCAGCAGATACAAAACGCATGGGGCGGGGTAGATCTGGTGGTGTTTTGCGCAGCAGATTACCGGCCTGAGCGCAGTTGGGAGGTAAAGGCCGCACAGGTAGAGCGCACGCTGGCGGTGAATTTAGCCAGCGTTTACTTTGGGCTTGAAACCATCCTGCCTGATTTACTCGCCCGGCAAGCGGGCAGCGTGGCAGTGATTGCCAGTGTGGCAGGCTATATGGGCCTGCCCAATGCTTCTGTTTACGGCCCGAGCAAGGCCGCGCTGATTAATCTTGCCGAGCTGCTCTATGCCGATCTGCATCCGCGTGGCCTTGGCGTGTATCTGATTAATCCGGGCTTTGTAAAAACGGAGCTAACAGCAAAAAATAACTTCAGCATGCCCGCTTTGCAAACACCGGAGCAAGCTGCCAGCGCTATTTTGCAGGGCATGGAGCAAGGCCGCTTTGAAATTCACTTTCCTCGCCGCTTTACGCTGGCGATGAAGTGCCTGCAAAAATTGCCCTACCGCTGGCGTTTTTCCTTGCTGCAGCGTTTGGCGTGA
- a CDS encoding voltage-gated chloride channel family protein, with amino-acid sequence MSLSKIQEKLTVLLALLKWLFLAVLVGMLAGTASAFFLFALDWATSTRLVNPWLLAGLPLAGLVVGWVYWRFGQQIEAGNNLLIDEINEPQKIIPLRMAPLVLGSTVVSHLFGASVGREGTAVQMGAALADQLTRLLQLKNGDRRVLLMAGISAGFASVFGTPLAGAIFGLEVLAIGRMRVDAIWPCLIAAVVADQVGVLWGVQHTHYLIGEIPAISLWVLVAVLLAGAIFGVVARCFANASHLIAGWMKKMIQYPPLRPFVGGGVIALLAWLLGAERYLGLGIPTIIESFQYPMANYDFAAKFAFTVASLGSGFKGGEVTPLFYIGATLGNALAPLLNLHFAFLAGLGFVAVFAGAANTPIASTLMAIEMFGAEVGVYAALACVVSYLFSGHTGIYCSQRIAHGKYRAGPEGIRLSELAAYRDSKK; translated from the coding sequence ATGAGCCTTTCTAAAATTCAGGAAAAACTGACCGTATTGCTGGCTTTGCTTAAATGGCTATTTCTGGCTGTGCTGGTGGGCATGCTTGCGGGCACGGCATCTGCTTTTTTTCTGTTTGCTTTAGATTGGGCTACCTCAACACGGCTGGTTAATCCCTGGTTACTGGCGGGCTTGCCCCTGGCGGGTCTTGTGGTGGGCTGGGTTTACTGGCGCTTTGGTCAGCAGATTGAGGCAGGTAATAATCTGCTAATCGATGAGATTAATGAGCCGCAAAAAATTATCCCGCTAAGAATGGCCCCTTTGGTTTTGGGTAGTACCGTGGTTTCCCATCTGTTTGGCGCATCAGTTGGTCGTGAAGGCACGGCGGTGCAGATGGGCGCGGCGCTGGCCGATCAGCTTACCCGGCTGTTGCAATTAAAAAATGGTGATCGGCGCGTATTACTAATGGCAGGGATTAGTGCAGGTTTTGCTTCTGTTTTTGGTACCCCCCTGGCAGGCGCTATTTTCGGCCTTGAAGTGCTGGCAATTGGCCGCATGCGGGTTGATGCCATCTGGCCTTGCCTGATTGCGGCAGTTGTGGCGGATCAGGTTGGTGTTCTGTGGGGTGTGCAGCATACGCATTATCTGATCGGTGAGATTCCGGCAATTAGCCTTTGGGTATTGGTGGCGGTTTTGCTGGCCGGAGCCATTTTTGGTGTAGTGGCACGCTGCTTTGCCAATGCGTCACATTTGATTGCTGGCTGGATGAAAAAAATGATTCAATACCCGCCTCTGCGCCCTTTTGTGGGAGGGGGAGTGATTGCTTTACTGGCCTGGCTGTTGGGGGCGGAGCGTTATCTGGGTTTGGGAATTCCAACCATTATTGAATCCTTTCAGTATCCGATGGCCAATTACGATTTTGCGGCGAAATTTGCTTTTACGGTGGCCTCTTTAGGTAGTGGTTTTAAAGGCGGCGAAGTCACTCCTCTGTTTTATATTGGCGCTACTTTAGGTAATGCCCTGGCCCCTTTGTTAAATCTGCATTTTGCTTTTCTGGCGGGCTTAGGCTTTGTTGCCGTCTTTGCCGGCGCTGCTAATACTCCGATTGCTTCTACCCTGATGGCAATAGAAATGTTTGGTGCAGAGGTCGGTGTTTATGCTGCTCTGGCTTGTGTAGTTAGCTATTTATTCTCTGGGCATACCGGTATTTATTGCTCGCAACGGATCGCGCATGGCAAATATCGGGCCGGGCCTGAAGGAATCAGGCTTAGTGAATT
- a CDS encoding nuclear transport factor 2 family protein, giving the protein MLLDEMLQWYEAISPQNLDEIERFYSADAWFKDPFNEVCGVADIRRIFAHMFETTQKPRFVMKDRVMQGDMAFITWDFLFELQGKAYSVHGASHLKLNAQGQVCYHRDYWDAAEELFQKLPVIGMPVRWLRRQFALKKSAI; this is encoded by the coding sequence ATGCTGCTTGATGAAATGTTGCAGTGGTACGAGGCAATCAGCCCGCAAAATTTGGATGAGATCGAGCGTTTTTATAGTGCAGATGCTTGGTTTAAAGACCCGTTTAATGAAGTATGCGGTGTGGCAGATATCCGCCGTATTTTTGCCCATATGTTTGAAACCACGCAAAAGCCACGCTTTGTGATGAAAGATCGTGTCATGCAGGGCGATATGGCGTTTATTACCTGGGATTTTTTATTTGAGCTGCAAGGCAAGGCGTACAGCGTGCACGGCGCATCGCACCTTAAATTAAACGCACAGGGCCAGGTGTGTTATCACCGGGATTATTGGGATGCAGCCGAAGAGTTATTCCAGAAGCTGCCCGTGATTGGCATGCCGGTACGCTGGCTGCGGCGGCAGTTTGCGTTAAAAAAGTCTGCTATTTAG
- the mgtE gene encoding magnesium transporter, which produces MVHRQDMAKHELVEQLVHKQNLVELQKKLASLHPADVAHILEALPLFDRLLVWELVKSEYDGEILLEVSDAVRESLLADMENYEIIAAAEHLDADELADLVPDLSSEVRSELLGGLDDEERAQLQSALSYTDDEVGSLMDFEMVTIRDDVTLEVVLRYLRRFDELPNHTDKLFVVDHEQTLKGVLAINRLLVSDPDLTVHDAMATDVVTFHGHDDVGDAAQAFERYDLVSAPVVDSNHKVIGRLTVDMMVDVIREESDAEVLSLAGLKEEDLFSSVWKSAKNRWPWLAVNICTAFIASRVIGAFEETITHLVALAALMPIVSGIGGNTGTQTITLIIRGLALGQINPSNSGRLIGKEVGIALLNGLVWGSVLGVIAWLLYRQVSLGVVMMAAMMLNLLVAALVGILVPLTMQKLGRDPAYGSSVLLTATTDSMGFFIFLGLASVFLM; this is translated from the coding sequence ATGGTGCATCGTCAGGATATGGCCAAGCATGAGCTGGTTGAGCAGCTGGTGCATAAGCAGAATCTGGTTGAATTACAAAAGAAGCTGGCGAGTTTGCACCCTGCAGACGTGGCGCACATCTTGGAGGCTTTGCCTTTATTTGATCGCTTGCTGGTTTGGGAGCTGGTGAAATCTGAGTATGACGGTGAGATCTTGCTGGAAGTATCCGATGCAGTGCGTGAGTCGCTGCTGGCGGATATGGAAAACTATGAAATTATCGCTGCGGCCGAGCATCTGGATGCCGATGAACTGGCTGATCTGGTGCCGGATTTATCCAGTGAAGTGCGTTCCGAATTATTAGGCGGGCTGGATGATGAAGAGCGGGCGCAGCTGCAATCGGCGCTCTCTTACACGGATGATGAAGTCGGCTCTCTGATGGATTTTGAAATGGTCACCATCAGAGATGATGTGACCTTGGAAGTGGTGCTGCGCTATTTACGCCGCTTTGACGAGCTGCCCAATCACACCGATAAATTATTTGTGGTCGATCACGAACAAACGCTAAAAGGCGTGCTGGCGATTAATCGTCTGCTGGTTTCTGATCCTGATTTAACCGTGCATGATGCCATGGCTACCGATGTGGTGACCTTTCACGGGCATGATGATGTCGGGGATGCGGCGCAGGCGTTTGAGCGTTATGACCTGGTATCTGCGCCGGTGGTGGATTCCAATCACAAAGTGATCGGCCGCCTGACCGTGGATATGATGGTGGACGTGATTCGTGAAGAATCTGACGCCGAAGTTTTGTCTCTGGCCGGTTTGAAAGAAGAAGATCTGTTTTCCAGCGTGTGGAAATCCGCTAAAAACCGCTGGCCCTGGCTGGCGGTTAATATCTGCACTGCTTTTATTGCCAGCCGGGTGATTGGTGCTTTTGAAGAAACCATCACCCATTTGGTGGCGCTGGCCGCCTTGATGCCGATTGTGTCGGGCATTGGCGGCAATACCGGCACGCAAACCATTACTTTGATCATTCGCGGCCTGGCTCTGGGACAAATTAATCCAAGTAATTCGGGTCGGTTAATAGGCAAGGAAGTTGGTATTGCGCTCTTGAATGGCCTGGTCTGGGGGAGTGTGCTGGGTGTAATTGCCTGGCTGCTTTATCGCCAGGTTTCGCTGGGCGTGGTAATGATGGCAGCCATGATGCTTAATTTGCTGGTTGCCGCGCTGGTGGGTATTTTAGTACCGCTTACCATGCAAAAGCTGGGACGTGATCCGGCTTATGGCTCTTCTGTATTACTGACAGCCACCACCGATTCGATGGGCTTTTTTATTTTCCTGGGGCTGGCTTCGGTATTTTTGATGTGA
- a CDS encoding DUF2491 family protein — protein MGWKDVFSYGSKLLGKEDERQDDGLPLGARIGSLITLQMSPFIRASANGSVIEAPANLSMLIQAVSRVKINLSGRLYRLYIETGNDEIPEKFVQVFQNPNGVVEEIMYCTRLTRIFPASAEDQEAFTGEAGYGLGCQSYALAREQFVELGYGESRINEIFGGEEQLEYQRDAGGADTEFISPFTGSEVRIDDAMGVKGLSQKIYFMPYVRQLASGSEYLLISTEVVESEDGDYSKRAIHVDFMIGLPLELERITVQ, from the coding sequence ATGGGCTGGAAAGATGTTTTTAGTTACGGATCTAAATTGCTGGGCAAAGAAGATGAGCGCCAGGATGACGGTTTGCCATTGGGAGCCAGAATTGGCAGCCTGATTACTTTACAAATGTCGCCCTTTATCCGAGCCAGTGCCAATGGCTCGGTGATTGAAGCGCCTGCTAATCTGAGTATGCTGATTCAGGCCGTGAGCCGGGTAAAGATTAATTTATCGGGCCGTTTATATCGTCTATATATTGAAACCGGCAATGATGAAATACCCGAGAAATTTGTACAGGTCTTTCAAAACCCAAATGGCGTGGTTGAAGAAATCATGTATTGCACACGGCTAACCCGTATTTTTCCTGCCAGTGCCGAAGATCAGGAAGCCTTTACTGGCGAAGCGGGCTATGGTCTGGGTTGCCAGAGCTATGCTTTGGCACGTGAGCAGTTTGTGGAATTGGGCTACGGTGAAAGCAGAATCAATGAGATTTTTGGCGGGGAAGAGCAGCTGGAATATCAGCGCGATGCGGGAGGGGCTGATACTGAATTTATTTCACCATTTACCGGTTCGGAAGTGCGGATTGATGATGCGATGGGGGTAAAGGGTTTAAGTCAGAAAATATACTTTATGCCCTATGTACGCCAGTTAGCCAGTGGCTCAGAATATCTGCTGATCAGCACAGAAGTAGTAGAAAGCGAAGATGGTGATTATTCAAAGCGCGCTATTCATGTCGATTTTATGATTGGTTTACCTTTAGAGCTGGAACGAATTACGGTGCAGTAA